The following proteins come from a genomic window of Misgurnus anguillicaudatus unplaced genomic scaffold, ASM2758022v2 HiC_scaffold_28, whole genome shotgun sequence:
- the LOC141362515 gene encoding uncharacterized protein — protein MPLRTQQTRMDRSLSAQRATQAHVLFGLRQKGADVKTFAFDTLRAARGSGFEEAELKVIFNGCLNEPLKPSEQSLLRPLGFPDMINFLMNRPEPRVSAKRASPAPMPSITEGLVMGVMTMEDPTLISSTPESSSPPVSLRGKRERRISWKSASGWSSSESVPPVTVPLPPSALSAPRPRRKKRKKGASCSPSSPGSTLTPQLAAENPVSAPQPQLLLPAQPTEAPQPPAQPPAQPTEPPAQPTEPPAQPPAQPQPPAQPPVQPTEPPQPPVQPTEPPQPPAQPAHLQSAAASPVSAL, from the coding sequence ATGCCACTAAGAACCCAGCAGACCAGGATGGATAGATCCTTATCCGCTCAACGAGCCACCCAGGCCCATGTCTTATTCGGTCTCCGTCAAAAGGGGGCCGATGTGAAGACATTTGCTTTTGACACTTTGAGGGCAGCGAGGGGCTCCGGCTTCGAGGAGGCTGAGTTGAAGGTTATATTCAACGGCTGCCTCAACGAGCCCCTCAAACCCAGTGAGCAAAGTTTGCTGAGACCCTTGGGCTTTCCCGATATGATTAATTTCCTGATGAACCGACCTGAGCCCAGGGTCTCAGCTAAGAGGGCATCTCCAGCTCCGATGCCGTCCATTACGGAGGGTCTCGTCATGGGAGTGATGACTATGGAGGACCCAACACTAATCTCTTCGACCCCAGAGAGCTCCTCCCCGCCAGTCAGTCTCCGAGGAAAGCGAGAGAGGAGGATCTCCTGGAAGTCGGCATCCGgatggtcctcctcagagtctgTCCCGCCTGTCACAGTACCTCTTCCACCTTCTGCACTCTCTGCCCCGCGACCTAGgagaaagaagaggaagaagGGAGCTTCCTGTTCTCCGTCTTCTCCTGGGTCCACACTGACTCCTCAGCTTGCTGCAGAAAACCCTGTCTCTGCACCACAGCCACAGCTCCTGCTGCCAGCGCAGCCGACAGAGGCGCCGCAGCCACCAGCGCAGCCGCCAGCGCAGCCGACAGAGCCGCCAGCGCAGCCGACAGAGCCGCCAGCGCAGCCGCCAGCGCAGCCGCAGCCGCCAGCGCAGCCGCCAGTGCAGCCGACAGAGCCGCCGCAGCCGCCAGTGCAGCCAACAGAGCCGCCGCAGCCGCCTGCGCAGCCCGCACATCTTCAGTCAGCTGCAGCCTCCCCCGTCTCGGCTCTCTAG